The Brassica oleracea var. oleracea cultivar TO1000 chromosome C6, BOL, whole genome shotgun sequence genomic interval CTTCAAGTTAAGCATTCGAGGCACAAGAAGTTTTGTTATAGCGAATCGTTTACGGAGAAGAAGCATTTCAAGTGGTAAATAAAATAATTCCTGGTGATTTTTAATATTTTTTTATAATTTGAATTGTTTTATGAAATGCAAAACTAAGAACAAGTTTTTCTAGAAAAATGGAAATGTCTCGAACAGACGGAAGAATGGAAGGTTGGCTTTACACCATCCGACATAACCGGTTTGGTCTTCAATTCTCTCGTAAACGATATTTTCTTCTTCTTGACAACAACCTTAAAAGCTTTAGATCAGTACCATCAGATCACAATGAGGTTTGTATTTCTTTTTTTCATTTCCTCATTTTGTTTATGTGTTATGTTCAACAACCTCATTTAGTATATTGAGAGATTTACGTGTAGATTCAAGATATTGACATGAACAAGTGATGTGGAATAAACGGATGAACATGGGATATCTTCATGTTCTTATTGTTTTTCTTTTTCTGTATAGGAGCCTGACAGAAGAGCATCCCTAGACTGTTGTATTAGGGTTACTGATAATGGAAGAGAGAGTTTCCATAGAAAGGTACCAAGTTTTGGATACTGATAGTAATAAAGCTGCAAATCTCTAATTTTTACACTTTATAAGTATTTTTTGTCATGTGTTGTTTCAGATCCTATTCATATTTACACTTTACAACACTTCAAATCATTTGGATCAATTGAAGGTTTGTTTGGAAGGTTATTTTCTGTATATATCATGTTTTTTATGCTTCTTTTTGTTAACTTTTAACTCTGAACAGCTGGGAGCAAGTAGTCCTGAAGAAGCAGCCAAATGGATCAGATCATTACAAGATGCTTCACAAAAGGTTCTTTAATTTTTATTACATTATATACATTGTAAGATTGAGACTAAAAGAGTTTATTTATATTTTCAGGGGTTTCCTTTTCCGGATTGTGAATTTGTATCTCATGCTCAGAAAGGACTTGTGAAGCTTGATCTATCCAAGAGGACACGCCGCAAAGTTTCAGTAGATTGGACAAATTACTCATCACTGAATGTTGAAACAATAGCACCTGATGTCATTGCTCCTTCTCCATGGAAAATTTTTGGATGCCAAAACGGTAAGAAAATACAATTATCTTTTGTAACTGACTTGTGACTCAAGAAACCGTTGGCCTTGCCGATCTTTTGAGTTTTCAGGTTTACGCCTTTTTAAAGAAGCTAAAGACTGGGATTCACGAGGAAAGGTAAAGTTTATTTTGTTCATTACTGCAGTTTTGAATCATAATTGGTTTTCTTAACTTTAGTTTCTTTTACTGAAACCTCTTGCAGCATTGGGATGATCACCCTGCAGTAATGGCAGTTGGAGTCATTGATGGTACTTCAGAAGATATCTTCAATACACTAATGTCTCTTGATCCTTTAAGATCAGAGTAAGCTCTATAACTTTGTTCTGTGAGGTTAACCAACCACAATGGTCTAGTACTATACATGCCGTACTTTCTATGTAGGTTTAGAGATTAATCTGGTTTTTGACTTGGGGTTTACATGACTTTCTTGTAGATGGGACTTTTGTTTCTACAAAGGCAGTGTGGTGGAGCATCTTGATGGACACACAGATATAATCAATGTCCAGTTATACAGTGATTGGTTGCCCTGGGGTATGAATCGAAGAGACTTATTGCTGAGACGCTACTGGAGAAGGGAAGAAGATGGAACCTATGGTTAGATAAAATTCTTGAGATTTTCAATCCTTTGAGTCTCCAGGTTTATAAACTTCTTAACATTGAATATCACAGTGATACTTTGCCACTCTGTTTATCACAAGAAGTGCCCACCAAGGCGGGGTTATGTTCGTGCTTGTGTCAAAAGTAAAGTTTATTACCTCACATTCTAATATGGTTTTGCGTTAAAAGTTAAAAGTTGACTTCATAATCCTTTATTTATGCGTTTTGCATTCTGAACGTAGGTGGTGGCTACGTGGTGGCTCCGGTAAGCAAAGGGAAACAATCACTAGTAAAGCATATGGTAGCCATTGATTGGAGAAGCTGGAACTTATACATGAGGCCGTCTTCTTCAAGATCCATAACCATCCGTGTGGTTGAGAGACTTGCTGCGTTACGTGAAATGTTCAAAGCGAAACAAGGACATGGCTTCGCTGAATTCGTCTCAGGGGAGTTCTTAGAAACCAAATCCTGCTTGTCCAAGGTCAACATTAGACCCCTTATAACAGAAGCCAAAAGGGTTGATCTAGAGCTTGTGAAGGCTGATGAAATGGAGAAACCTTCTTCAGCACGCCACAGTTTGATGGACTTGAATAATGTTTCTGATGAATTTTTCGACGTTCCTGAGCCCTCCGAGTTCGATAGCTTAATTGATAACTCTCCCTTTTCACAAGGACACTCTCAGGTAAATCACTTCTAGTTGTTTTGCTTGTTGGTCAAGGTAAATCTGAAAGTTGTATGTGTTTCAGCTCAAGATACCATCACCAGCTGGTATTGTCAAGAAACTTCAAGATTTAGCCAATAATAAGAAAGGCTATATGGATTTACAAGAGGTCGGTATGGATGATAAGAGCACATTCTTCTATGGAGCCACTCTTCAGAAAGACCCAAATCTTACTATGCCTTGTAGTTGGGCTACGGCAGATCCATCTACATTCTTAATTCGTGGAGAAAATTATTTAAAAGACCGACAAAAGGTTACACTGTTTTCTAGATACACAAATATGTTTGTGTTCTTGAAATTTTGTTAAACGTAAGTCAACACATATGATAATGATGCTGCTGGTACTACTTAAACTATAGGTGAAGGCAAATGAGACATTGATGCAAATGATTGGAGCAGACTGGATAAGTTCTAATAAGCGAGAAGATGATCTTGGTGGACGTCTAGGCGGTCTAGTTCAGGAATATGCAGCCAAAGGCGGTCCAGAGTTTTTCTTCATTGTAAACATGCAGGTAACTTTGAGATAAGCTTCTATTATTCTAAAGATTCATTGATTTTATTCATAGTTAAGAGACACTAATTGATATCAAATGTATATAAATCAGGTCCCTGGTTCAGCTATGTACAGTCTAGCATTGTACTATATGCTGAAAACTCCATTAGAAGAGCATCCTTTGATAGAGAGTTTTGTCAATGGTGATGACGCTTATCGCAATTCGCGCTTTAAACTCATCCCTCATATCTCCAAAGGTTCATGGATTGTGAAACAAAGTGTTGGCAAGAAGGCTTGCTTGGTGGGTCAGGCACTTGAAGTTCGTTACACCCGAGGAAAGAATTACTTGGAGGTAAAAGATAAAATCTAAATTTATGTTAGATGTTATCTCTGCTAACAAAATCATAATGTTTTTGAGCTTGGTTTCTTTCTCAGCTTGATGTTGATGTTGGGTCTTCAACTGTTGCAAGAGGTGTAACCAATCTTGTTCTTGGGTATCTTACCAACTTGGTTATAGAAATGGCTTTTCTGATACAGGTAAAGCAAAGCTAATCATGCCCTTAAATTTGTTGAATTGTAAGATTTTGCATTATGGTAATAATTTTTGATGTTTTAACACGTATTATGCAGGCAAATACAGAAAATGAACTACCAGAACTGCTACTAGGGACTTGTCGGCTCAATTATCTCGATGTTTCAAAATCTGTACAGGAAAGATGAGACATCCCGAAGAATAAACAATAACGCAGGAGCAAGGGATGTATCGATTTTTTGTTACTTTGTAAAAGCTGTGTTTTTTTTTTTTTGAGAAAGGGCCTACTGTGTTTCTTTTACCATTCTTTATTACGTCAACTCGTTTATACAGTCAAACTAAGGTCTAGAAAGAAAGAACGAACCTAGTCTGTTTCTCTGTGTTATCTGTCGAACATTGGATTAATAAACTTGTTGAAAAGAATAAGATCCCATTTGACCAAAAAAAAAACATAAAAAGAATAAGATCCCACAATAGCGCCACAGTTCAGTGTTTTGCAATATAAAAACTCAGGAAAGAGTTACTTGCGCAACAATCAACAGCTCCTCTTCTCTCACAAGAAACTCTAAATCCTTACTAATTTGCATTCAATCACAAGCAACAAAGACAATTGATAAGTGTTCCTATACCGTTTAATCTAGCTAGAATTGGTCTCTACTAAAACTTCGATGTGTCAAATCAAAATAGATTATGCCATTTCAATTAAAATATTAAAAAGGAATTTAAACTAATGAAAGACGGATTTATATGCATGAACTACGATATTTTAACAATTAATGTAAGGCAGATTAAATAGATGAACTACAATGTTTTTTACTTAACATGTTTACCAAAAAACGACAATTTTTTAACTCTCACAAATTTGTTACTATAATTATATAAAAATATTAAAAACAAAAAATCAATATATATACATATATTATTATTAGTG includes:
- the LOC106298838 gene encoding protein ENHANCED DISEASE RESISTANCE 2-like — encoded protein: MEMSRTDGRMEGWLYTIRHNRFGLQFSRKRYFLLLDNNLKSFRSVPSDHNEEPDRRASLDCCIRVTDNGRESFHRKILFIFTLYNTSNHLDQLKLGASSPEEAAKWIRSLQDASQKGFPFPDCEFVSHAQKGLVKLDLSKRTRRKVSVDWTNYSSLNVETIAPDVIAPSPWKIFGCQNGLRLFKEAKDWDSRGKHWDDHPAVMAVGVIDGTSEDIFNTLMSLDPLRSEWDFCFYKGSVVEHLDGHTDIINVQLYSDWLPWGMNRRDLLLRRYWRREEDGTYVILCHSVYHKKCPPRRGYVRACVKSGGYVVAPVSKGKQSLVKHMVAIDWRSWNLYMRPSSSRSITIRVVERLAALREMFKAKQGHGFAEFVSGEFLETKSCLSKVNIRPLITEAKRVDLELVKADEMEKPSSARHSLMDLNNVSDEFFDVPEPSEFDSLIDNSPFSQGHSQLKIPSPAGIVKKLQDLANNKKGYMDLQEVGMDDKSTFFYGATLQKDPNLTMPCSWATADPSTFLIRGENYLKDRQKVKANETLMQMIGADWISSNKREDDLGGRLGGLVQEYAAKGGPEFFFIVNMQVPGSAMYSLALYYMLKTPLEEHPLIESFVNGDDAYRNSRFKLIPHISKGSWIVKQSVGKKACLVGQALEVRYTRGKNYLELDVDVGSSTVARGVTNLVLGYLTNLVIEMAFLIQANTENELPELLLGTCRLNYLDVSKSVQER